One genomic region from Streptomyces venezuelae encodes:
- a CDS encoding winged helix-turn-helix domain-containing protein: MTSQENRRITDLGTLKAISHPLRMRLYRALFVARTATASQLADQVDEAVSLVSYHLRKLADHGLIEEAENRSADGRERWWQTSSYGVEIRDEDVRGTPELAAASDALGRTINEQRTELHRRYLDERLTWSEAWRSASISSEWLPRLTAEELAALGEELGAVCEKYDQKARAAEAAGDTEGREKVAVHLHAFPYRS, from the coding sequence ATGACCTCGCAGGAGAACCGTCGGATCACCGACCTCGGCACCCTCAAGGCCATCTCGCACCCACTGCGGATGCGCCTCTACCGGGCCCTCTTCGTGGCCCGCACGGCCACGGCCTCCCAGCTCGCCGACCAGGTCGACGAGGCCGTCTCGCTCGTCAGCTACCACCTGCGCAAACTCGCCGACCACGGCCTCATCGAGGAGGCCGAGAACCGGTCGGCGGACGGCCGCGAGCGCTGGTGGCAGACGAGCTCGTACGGGGTCGAGATCCGCGACGAGGACGTCCGGGGAACCCCCGAGCTGGCCGCCGCGAGCGACGCCCTCGGCCGCACCATCAACGAGCAGCGCACCGAGCTCCACCGGCGCTACCTCGACGAGCGGCTGACCTGGTCCGAGGCCTGGCGCTCCGCCTCGATCAGCTCCGAATGGCTGCCGCGGCTGACCGCCGAGGAACTCGCCGCGCTCGGCGAGGAACTGGGCGCCGTCTGCGAGAAGTACGACCAGAAGGCCCGCGCCGCCGAAGCCGCCGGCGACACCGAGGGCCGCGAGAAGGTCGCCGTCCACCTCCACGCGTTCCCCTACCGCTCATGA
- a CDS encoding MFS transporter: MTATALAPVERPAYRDPNVLRWLGAYTASATGDMVYHLALSWAAVQSGTPAQAGIVLALSAVMRALLMLGGGVVADRFGPWRVVISSDAVRCVVVLGVAAALALATPGLWVLAAVALVFGAVDALFMPAVGALPPRIAASGQLARVQGMRGLAYRISVLVGAPLGGLAVALGGSAAAFAAAGLLFAFSLPLLLALRLRPLPTGEGAREKTTVLRDLTDGLRYIRRHRVLGPLMIVVALSDLGFVGPLNVGLALLSDLRGWGAAGIGWILAGFGTGAGAASLLLTVRGRVPRAGWVLSWTIALGAVSIAALAYVPTLPVAVAVSVSVGLLAGLSGALCGALTQTECDPAYLGRVTSVSTFFSIGIAPLSFPLTGAAVGLWGPAPVFTASAAVCALGGIYGLSVKSLRRAELPK, encoded by the coding sequence ATGACGGCCACCGCGCTCGCCCCCGTCGAGCGCCCCGCCTACCGCGACCCCAACGTCCTGCGCTGGCTCGGCGCGTACACCGCCTCCGCCACCGGTGACATGGTCTACCACCTGGCCCTCTCCTGGGCCGCCGTGCAGAGCGGCACCCCGGCGCAGGCCGGGATCGTCCTCGCCCTCAGCGCCGTGATGCGCGCCCTGCTCATGCTCGGCGGGGGAGTCGTCGCCGACCGCTTCGGCCCCTGGCGGGTCGTCATATCCTCCGACGCGGTCCGCTGCGTCGTCGTCCTCGGCGTCGCCGCGGCACTGGCGCTCGCCACCCCCGGCCTCTGGGTCCTCGCCGCCGTCGCGCTCGTCTTCGGAGCCGTGGACGCCCTGTTCATGCCCGCCGTCGGCGCCCTGCCGCCGAGGATCGCCGCCTCCGGGCAGCTCGCCAGGGTCCAGGGGATGCGCGGCCTCGCCTACCGGATCTCGGTCCTCGTCGGCGCCCCGCTCGGCGGACTCGCGGTCGCCCTCGGCGGATCGGCCGCCGCGTTCGCCGCCGCCGGGCTGCTCTTCGCCTTCTCGCTGCCCCTGCTCCTGGCGCTCCGGCTCAGGCCGCTGCCGACCGGCGAAGGGGCCCGCGAGAAGACCACCGTCCTGCGCGACCTCACCGACGGTCTGCGCTACATCCGCCGCCACCGCGTCCTCGGCCCGCTGATGATCGTCGTCGCCCTCAGCGACCTCGGCTTCGTCGGCCCCCTCAACGTCGGTCTCGCGCTCCTGTCCGACCTGCGCGGCTGGGGCGCCGCCGGCATCGGCTGGATCCTGGCCGGATTCGGTACGGGCGCGGGGGCCGCGTCCCTGCTCCTGACCGTACGGGGCCGCGTCCCGCGCGCCGGGTGGGTCCTCTCCTGGACCATCGCCCTCGGCGCGGTGTCGATCGCCGCCCTCGCGTACGTGCCGACGCTGCCGGTGGCCGTCGCCGTCTCCGTCTCGGTCGGCCTGCTCGCCGGCCTCAGCGGCGCCCTGTGCGGAGCACTCACCCAGACCGAGTGCGACCCCGCCTACCTGGGCCGGGTCACCTCGGTGTCCACCTTCTTCAGCATCGGCATCGCCCCGCTGAGCTTCCCGCTCACCGGCGCGGCCGTCGGCCTGTGGGGCCCCGCACCGGTCTT